In Pseudovibrio brasiliensis, the following are encoded in one genomic region:
- a CDS encoding VCBS domain-containing protein, which produces MSNTPPQAFPVSVTINENGEVEIRVFFQDFDLGDTHNLEIHVGDMLGTSTVIDEETFRYDPGTAFDYLKPGETATDTFSYTVTDSAGATATETVTITLTGKNDGPVAVSVTAQTDEDTPITIAPDFSDADAGDSHTLTVDTEGTKGTVIVNEDGTFTYDPNGAFDELGKGESAVDTFTYTVTDASGATSTETVTVTINGLDENNPPITYPVELDAVEDGKIAFRVIFEDQDIGDTHTYEVDKDVLKGSLTEVGDRLFHYEPGVAFDYLAEGETSTDTFTYTVTDNSGASHTSTVIITVTGKNDAPVASSVDVSTSESSSVVITPDFSDADTNDSHTITVETDGTLGSVTVNDDGTFTYDPNGQFDDLDRGQSATDSFTYTVTDEMGVSSTQTVVVTVNGESEVAIQPGKIRASDGMKSDVFGLASQINDHGVIVVGAYGDDDKGDNSGSVYIYTPDGNGWFSETKLGASDGMQNDRFGSAVAINNSGVVAVSAPRDNDAGDYLGSVYAYIPTGGGNYKEVKLTVDAGVTYDYLGEDLVINDAGVIVASAFGSTDDRIVVFTPDEEGGYTQESLPVSGNGTHTNRGVHINEDGVISVGGLGSVTVFTPNAEGGYSELVLSAPDSNSSFGKHVAVESDGTIIVGGADAIFVYEPDGEGNYAISKFDALAGSSFAVSADGTIVVGHAAHNTNGAVQVYAPDGDGGYTRYDLTAFDGAVNDYFGYSVSIADDGTITVGAYADDDKGENSGSVYVFTRNEDGSYTGPDGTIYAATGSADILTYGEYVEPQGDATAGKIKAFDGTESDVFGLASQINDHGVIVVGAYGDDDKGDNSGSVYIYTPDGNGGFSETKLVASDGATNDRFGSVAAINNSGVVAVSATRDDDGTGNYFGSVYAYIPTDGGSYKEVKLTADVGVKYDYLGEDLVINDAGVIVASAFGSTDDRIVVFTPDEEGGYTQESLPVSGNGTHTNRGVHINEDGVISVGGLGSVTVFTPNAEGGYSELVLSAPDSNSSFGKHVAVESDGTIIVGGADAIFVYEPDGEGNYAISKFDALAGSSFAVSADGTIVVGHAAHNTNGAVQVYAPDGDGGYTRYDLTAFDGAVNDYFGYSVSIADDGTITVGAYADDDKGENSGSVYVFTRNEDGSYTGPDGTIYAATGSADILTYGEYVEPQGDATAGKIKAFDGTESDVFGLASQINDHGVIVVGAYGDDDKGDNSGSVYIYTPDGNGGFSETKLVASDGATNDRFGSVAAINNSGVVAVSATRDDDGTGNYFGSVYAYIPTDGGSYKEVKLTADVGVKYDYLGEDLVINDAGVIVASAFGSTDDRIVVFTPDEEGGYTQESLPVSGNGTHTNRGVHINEDGVISVGGLGSVTVFTPNAEGGYSELVLSAPDSNSSFGKHVAVESDGTIIVGGADAIFVYEPDGEGNYAISKFDALAGSSFAVSADGTIVVGHAAQNSNKGSVQVYAPDGDGGYTRYDLTAFDGAVKDYFGYAVSIADDGTITVGAYGDDYRGDNAGSVYVFTRNEDGSYTGPNGTIYAAAGSADILTYGEYVEPQGDATAGKIRAFDGTEKDVFGLSSQINDHGVIVVGAYGDDDKGDNSGSVYIYTPDGNGGFSETKLVASDGAASDRFGSVAAINNSGVVAVSASRDNDTGNYFGSVYAYIPTDGGSYKEVKLTADAGVKYDYLGEDLVINDAGVIVASAFGSASDRIVVFTPDGEGGYTQESLPVPGNGTHTNRGVHINEDGVISVGGLGSVTVFTPNDEGGYSELVLSAPDSNSSFGKHVAVESDGTIIVGGADAIFVYEPDGEGNYAISKFDVLAGSSFAVSADGTIVVGHAAQNSNKGSVQVYAPDGDGGYTRYDLTAFDAAVNDYFGYSVSIADDGTITVGAYGDDYRGDNAGSVYVFTRNEDGSYTGPDGTIYEVAEVVDILTYGEYVEPQGDATAGKIRAFDGTEKDVFGLSSQINDHGVIVVGAYGDDDKGDNSGSVYIYTPDGNGGFSETKLVASDGAASDRFGSVAAINNSGVVAVSASRDNDTGNYFGSVYAYIPTDGGSYKEVKLTADAGVKYDYLGEDLVINDAGVIVASAFGSASDRIVVFTPDGEGGYTQESLPVPGNGTHTNRGVHINEDGVISVGGLGSVTVFTPNDEGGYSELVLSAPDSNSSFGKHVAVESDGTIIVGGADAIFVYEPDGEGNYAISKFDALAGSSFAVSADGTIVVGHAAQNSNKGSVQVYAPDGDGGYTRYDLTAFDGAVKDYFGYAVSIADDGTITVGAYGDDYKGDNAGSVYVFTRNEDGSYTGPDGTIYEAAGPVEVSDLGLAAMELKGSEASDMLQGGDLVDTLNGNGGDDVIDGGAGDDILTGGEGKDTFVFASGELGHDTINDFSAGEGLIDVVKFETSLFGDFDEVLASAEQVGADTVITVNEDTSITLKGVSITDLHADDFAFV; this is translated from the coding sequence ATGAGCAATACGCCCCCACAAGCTTTTCCCGTTTCTGTGACGATAAACGAAAATGGCGAAGTAGAAATCCGTGTCTTCTTTCAAGACTTTGATCTGGGTGATACCCATAATCTTGAAATTCATGTGGGCGATATGCTCGGTACAAGTACAGTGATCGATGAAGAGACCTTCAGGTACGATCCGGGAACGGCCTTTGATTATCTCAAGCCGGGTGAAACCGCGACTGATACATTCTCCTACACTGTGACCGACAGCGCCGGGGCAACTGCCACTGAGACAGTAACTATAACCCTTACCGGTAAGAATGATGGGCCGGTAGCCGTTTCTGTTACTGCCCAGACTGATGAAGATACCCCCATTACTATCGCACCTGATTTCAGTGATGCTGATGCCGGAGACAGTCATACGCTCACCGTTGATACCGAAGGTACCAAGGGCACAGTCATCGTTAATGAAGATGGCACTTTTACCTACGACCCAAATGGAGCTTTTGATGAATTGGGTAAGGGGGAAAGCGCGGTGGATACCTTTACCTATACTGTTACCGATGCATCGGGAGCCACTTCTACTGAAACGGTGACTGTCACCATTAATGGATTGGATGAGAATAATCCGCCGATTACTTATCCGGTTGAACTGGATGCAGTAGAAGATGGAAAGATTGCTTTCCGTGTGATTTTTGAAGATCAGGATATTGGTGACACTCATACTTATGAGGTTGATAAAGACGTCCTGAAAGGCTCCTTGACAGAGGTGGGGGACCGTCTGTTTCACTATGAACCCGGTGTTGCCTTTGATTACCTGGCAGAAGGGGAGACGTCGACAGACACCTTTACCTATACCGTGACAGATAACTCTGGTGCCTCGCACACCTCAACCGTAATCATTACGGTGACAGGTAAAAATGATGCCCCGGTAGCCTCTTCCGTGGATGTGAGCACCAGTGAAAGCAGCTCAGTTGTTATTACACCTGATTTCAGCGATGCGGATACGAATGATAGCCACACCATAACCGTCGAAACAGATGGTACACTTGGCTCTGTGACGGTCAATGATGATGGCACCTTCACTTATGATCCGAACGGCCAGTTTGATGATTTAGATCGGGGGCAAAGTGCGACTGATAGCTTCACCTATACGGTGACTGATGAAATGGGAGTGTCCTCCACGCAAACGGTTGTCGTGACTGTCAATGGTGAGAGCGAAGTCGCTATTCAGCCAGGCAAGATCAGAGCTTCTGATGGTATGAAGAGTGATGTGTTTGGCCTTGCGTCTCAGATCAATGATCATGGTGTGATTGTTGTTGGCGCTTACGGTGATGACGATAAGGGCGATAATTCCGGCTCTGTCTATATCTATACCCCTGATGGCAATGGTTGGTTTTCTGAGACAAAACTTGGGGCCTCTGACGGGATGCAAAATGATCGTTTTGGCTCTGCCGTGGCGATCAATAACTCCGGAGTTGTTGCCGTCAGTGCACCTCGTGATAATGATGCAGGCGATTACCTTGGTTCGGTTTATGCTTACATCCCAACAGGTGGCGGCAATTACAAGGAAGTCAAACTAACCGTCGATGCTGGGGTGACTTACGACTACCTGGGTGAGGATCTTGTCATCAATGATGCTGGTGTCATTGTGGCCTCGGCCTTTGGCTCAACAGACGACCGGATTGTTGTCTTCACTCCTGATGAAGAAGGCGGCTACACGCAGGAAAGCCTGCCGGTTTCGGGGAATGGGACACATACGAACCGTGGTGTTCACATCAATGAAGATGGTGTGATCTCTGTAGGCGGTCTGGGAAGTGTGACCGTGTTCACGCCGAATGCTGAGGGAGGCTATAGTGAGTTGGTTCTCAGCGCGCCTGATTCCAACAGCTCCTTCGGCAAGCATGTCGCAGTTGAAAGTGATGGTACTATCATCGTGGGTGGCGCTGATGCCATTTTCGTTTATGAGCCTGATGGCGAAGGCAATTATGCCATCTCAAAATTTGATGCTCTGGCTGGTTCTTCCTTTGCTGTGAGTGCGGATGGAACGATTGTTGTTGGTCATGCGGCTCACAACACCAACGGCGCTGTTCAGGTCTATGCGCCTGATGGGGATGGCGGTTATACCCGTTATGATTTGACTGCCTTTGATGGTGCGGTGAATGATTACTTTGGGTATTCGGTCTCTATTGCTGATGATGGCACCATCACCGTTGGTGCTTATGCGGATGATGATAAAGGCGAAAACTCTGGCTCCGTCTATGTGTTCACTCGCAATGAGGATGGTTCCTATACCGGACCTGATGGCACTATCTATGCAGCCACAGGGTCAGCGGATATCCTCACCTATGGTGAGTATGTGGAGCCGCAAGGGGACGCAACAGCAGGCAAGATCAAGGCTTTTGATGGTACGGAGAGCGATGTGTTTGGCCTTGCGTCTCAGATCAATGATCATGGTGTGATTGTTGTTGGCGCATACGGTGATGACGATAAGGGCGATAATTCCGGCTCTGTCTATATCTATACCCCTGATGGCAATGGCGGCTTTTCTGAGACAAAACTTGTGGCCTCTGACGGAGCAACGAATGATCGTTTTGGCTCTGTCGCAGCGATCAATAACTCCGGAGTTGTTGCCGTTAGTGCAACTCGCGATGATGATGGTACGGGCAATTACTTTGGTTCGGTTTATGCCTACATCCCAACAGATGGCGGTAGTTACAAGGAAGTCAAACTGACCGCCGACGTCGGAGTGAAGTACGACTACCTGGGTGAGGATCTTGTCATCAATGATGCTGGTGTCATTGTGGCCTCGGCCTTTGGTTCAACAGACGACCGGATTGTTGTCTTCACTCCTGATGAAGAAGGCGGCTACACGCAGGAAAGCCTGCCGGTTTCGGGGAATGGGACACATACGAACCGTGGTGTTCACATCAATGAAGATGGTGTGATCTCTGTAGGCGGTCTGGGAAGTGTGACCGTGTTCACGCCGAATGCTGAGGGAGGCTATAGTGAGTTGGTTCTCAGCGCGCCTGATTCCAACAGCTCCTTCGGCAAGCATGTCGCAGTTGAAAGTGATGGTACTATCATCGTGGGTGGCGCTGATGCCATTTTCGTTTATGAGCCTGATGGCGAAGGCAATTATGCCATCTCAAAATTTGATGCTCTGGCTGGTTCTTCCTTTGCTGTGAGTGCGGATGGAACGATTGTTGTTGGTCATGCGGCTCACAACACCAACGGCGCTGTTCAGGTCTATGCGCCTGATGGGGATGGCGGTTATACCCGTTATGATTTGACTGCCTTTGATGGTGCGGTGAATGATTACTTTGGGTATTCGGTCTCTATTGCTGATGATGGCACCATCACCGTTGGTGCTTATGCGGATGATGATAAAGGCGAAAACTCTGGCTCCGTCTATGTGTTCACTCGCAATGAGGATGGTTCCTATACCGGACCTGATGGCACTATCTATGCAGCCACAGGGTCAGCGGATATCCTCACCTATGGTGAGTATGTGGAGCCGCAAGGGGACGCAACAGCAGGCAAGATCAAGGCTTTTGATGGTACGGAGAGCGATGTGTTTGGCCTTGCGTCTCAGATCAATGATCATGGTGTGATTGTTGTTGGCGCATACGGTGATGACGATAAGGGCGATAATTCCGGCTCTGTCTATATCTATACCCCTGATGGCAATGGCGGCTTTTCTGAGACAAAACTTGTGGCCTCTGACGGAGCAACGAATGATCGTTTTGGCTCTGTCGCAGCGATCAATAACTCCGGAGTTGTTGCCGTTAGTGCAACTCGCGATGATGATGGTACGGGCAATTACTTTGGTTCGGTTTATGCCTACATCCCAACAGATGGCGGTAGTTACAAGGAAGTCAAACTGACCGCCGACGTCGGAGTGAAGTACGACTACCTGGGTGAGGATCTTGTCATCAATGATGCTGGTGTCATTGTGGCCTCGGCCTTTGGTTCAACAGACGACCGGATTGTTGTCTTCACTCCTGATGAAGAAGGCGGCTACACGCAGGAAAGCCTGCCGGTTTCGGGGAATGGGACACATACGAACCGTGGTGTTCACATCAATGAAGATGGTGTGATCTCTGTAGGCGGTCTGGGAAGTGTGACCGTGTTCACGCCGAATGCTGAGGGAGGCTATAGTGAGTTGGTTCTCAGCGCGCCTGATTCCAACAGCTCCTTCGGCAAGCATGTTGCAGTTGAAAGTGATGGCACTATCATCGTTGGTGGCGCTGATGCCATTTTCGTTTATGAGCCTGATGGCGAAGGCAATTATGCCATCTCAAAATTTGATGCTCTGGCTGGTTCTTCCTTTGCTGTGAGTGCGGATGGAACGATTGTTGTTGGTCATGCGGCTCAGAATAGCAACAAGGGCTCTGTGCAGGTCTATGCGCCTGATGGAGATGGCGGTTATACCCGTTATGATTTGACCGCCTTTGATGGTGCGGTGAAAGATTACTTTGGGTATGCAGTCTCTATTGCTGATGATGGCACCATCACCGTTGGTGCTTATGGCGATGATTATAGGGGCGATAATGCTGGCTCGGTCTATGTGTTCACTCGCAATGAGGATGGTTCCTATACCGGACCTAATGGCACTATCTATGCAGCTGCAGGGTCGGCGGATATCCTCACCTATGGTGAGTATGTGGAGCCGCAAGGGGACGCAACAGCAGGCAAGATCAGAGCTTTTGACGGTACGGAGAAAGATGTATTTGGCCTCTCCTCTCAGATCAATGATCATGGTGTGATTGTTGTTGGTGCTTACGGTGATGACGATAAGGGCGATAATTCCGGCTCTGTCTATATCTATACCCCTGATGGCAATGGCGGCTTTTCTGAGACAAAGCTTGTGGCCTCTGATGGAGCAGCAAGTGATCGTTTTGGCTCTGTCGCAGCGATTAATAATTCCGGAGTTGTTGCTGTCAGTGCAAGTCGCGATAATGACACGGGCAATTACTTTGGTTCGGTTTATGCCTACATCCCAACGGATGGCGGTAGTTACAAGGAAGTCAAACTGACCGCCGACGCCGGGGTGAAATACGACTATCTTGGTGAGGATCTTGTCATCAATGATGCTGGTGTCATTGTGGCTTCGGCCTTCGGGTCAGCAAGTGACCGGATTGTTGTCTTCACTCCTGACGGAGAAGGCGGTTACACGCAGGAAAGCCTGCCGGTTCCGGGGAATGGGACACATACCAACCGTGGAGTTCATATCAATGAAGATGGTGTGATCTCTGTGGGCGGCCTGGGAAGTGTGACTGTGTTCACGCCGAATGATGAGGGAGGTTATAGTGAGTTGGTGCTCAGCGCGCCTGATTCCAACAGCTCCTTCGGCAAGCATGTTGCAGTTGAAAGTGATGGCACTATCATCGTTGGTGGCGCTGATGCCATTTTCGTTTATGAGCCTGATGGCGAAGGCAATTATGCCATCTCAAAATTTGATGTTCTGGCTGGTTCTTCCTTTGCTGTGAGTGCGGATGGAACGATTGTTGTTGGTCATGCGGCTCAGAATAGCAACAAGGGCTCTGTGCAGGTCTACGCTCCTGATGGAGATGGCGGTTATACCCGTTATGATTTGACTGCCTTTGATGCTGCGGTGAATGATTACTTTGGGTATTCGGTCTCTATTGCTGATGATGGTACCATCACCGTTGGTGCTTATGGCGATGATTATAGGGGCGATAATGCTGGCTCGGTCTATGTGTTCACTCGCAATGAGGATGGTTCCTATACCGGACCTGATGGCACTATCTATGAAGTTGCAGAGGTGGTGGATATCCTCACTTATGGTGAGTATGTGGAGCCGCAAGGGGATGCAACAGCAGGCAAGATCAGAGCTTTTGACGGTACGGAGAAAGATGTATTTGGCCTCTCCTCTCAGATCAATGATCATGGTGTGATTGTTGTTGGTGCTTACGGTGATGACGATAAGGGCGATAATTCCGGCTCTGTCTATATCTATACCCCTGATGGCAATGGCGGCTTTTCTGAGACAAAGCTTGTGGCCTCTGATGGAGCAGCAAGTGATCGTTTTGGCTCTGTCGCAGCGATTAATAATTCCGGAGTTGTTGCTGTCAGTGCAAGTCGCGATAATGACACGGGCAATTACTTTGGTTCGGTTTATGCCTACATCCCAACGGATGGCGGTAGTTACAAGGAAGTCAAACTGACCGCCGACGCCGGGGTGAAATACGACTATCTTGGTGAGGATCTTGTCATCAATGATGCTGGTGTCATTGTGGCTTCGGCCTTCGGGTCAGCAAGTGACCGGATTGTTGTCTTCACTCCTGACGGAGAAGGCGGTTACACGCAGGAAAGCCTGCCGGTTCCGGGGAATGGGACACATACCAACCGTGGAGTTCATATCAATGAAGATGGTGTGATCTCTGTGGGCGGCCTGGGAAGTGTGACTGTGTTCACGCCGAATGATGAGGGAGGTTATAGTGAGTTGGTGCTCAGCGCGCCTGATTCCAACAGCTCCTTCGGCAAGCATGTTGCAGTTGAAAGTGATGGCACTATCATCGTTGGTGGCGCTGATGCCATTTTCGTTTATGAGCCTGATGGCGAAGGCAATTATGCCATCTCAAAATTTGATGCTCTGGCTGGTTCTTCCTTTGCTGTGAGTGCGGATGGAACGATTGTTGTTGGTCATGCGGCTCAGAATAGCAACAAGGGCTCTGTGCAGGTCTATGCGCCTGATGGAGATGGCGGTTATACCCGTTATGATTTGACCGCCTTTGATGGTGCGGTGAAAGATTACTTTGGGTATGCAGTCTCTATTGCTGATGATGGCACCATCACCGTTGGTGCTTATGGCGATGATTATAAGGGTGATAATGCTGGCTCCGTCTATGTGTTCACTCGCAATGAGGATGGTTCCTATACCGGACCTGATGGCACTATTTATGAAGCCGCAGGGCCAGTGGAAGTGAGTGATCTTGGTCTGGCTGCCATGGAGTTAAAGGGTAGTGAGGCCAGTGATATGCTGCAAGGCGGTGATCTGGTTGATACCCTCAATGGAAATGGCGGTGATGATGTGATTGACGGCGGTGCTGGTGATGACATCCTGACCGGTGGAGAGGGCAAAGACACCTTTGTCTTCGCTTCTGGCGAGCTTGGTCATGATACCATCAACGACTTTTCTGCCGGTGAAGGTCTCATCGATGTAGTCAAGTTCGAAACGTCTTTGTTTGGCGATTTTGATGAGGTTCTCGCCTCCGCCGAGCAGGTTGGGGCAGATACGGTGATCACAGTTAATGAGGATACATCCATAACGCTTAAGGGTGTTTCCATCACCGATCTGCATGCAGATGATTTTGCCTTTGTCTAA
- a CDS encoding pyocin activator PrtN family protein, whose amino-acid sequence MNTQFLLLAQYSGKTIIPVQDVCKDFFGHLTLQKFLRKHNSGEIDLPIVRIEDSQKCARGVHLIDLAHYLDKRRNEATKENNAMFGR is encoded by the coding sequence ATGAACACCCAGTTTCTACTGCTGGCTCAATATTCTGGAAAAACAATCATCCCTGTCCAGGATGTGTGCAAGGACTTCTTCGGACACCTGACTTTGCAGAAGTTCCTGCGCAAGCATAACAGCGGCGAGATTGACCTTCCGATCGTTCGGATCGAAGACAGTCAAAAATGCGCCAGAGGCGTCCACCTCATCGATCTGGCACATTATCTGGATAAACGCAGGAATGAGGCAACTAAAGAAAACAACGCGATGTTCGGAAGGTAA